The Petrocella atlantisensis genome has a window encoding:
- a CDS encoding nucleoside-diphosphate kinase — MSSKTFIILKPDALERGLVDQITGRFLKAGFKIEHIHYRVVDYRLIKEHYKEVILREGEGFKDWLKIAFVGKPTIPMILGHDSDDGITIARELIGHYRPDRAKPGTIRHDYGIPVLDQNMPSMNLIHASDSQDAYNKEKNLWFKATLY; from the coding sequence ATGAGTTCAAAAACATTTATCATTCTAAAACCGGATGCACTTGAAAGAGGTCTAGTCGATCAGATTACCGGACGGTTTCTAAAAGCCGGATTCAAGATTGAGCATATTCATTATCGTGTTGTAGATTACAGATTGATCAAAGAGCATTATAAAGAAGTAATTCTTAGAGAAGGCGAAGGCTTTAAGGACTGGCTTAAAATTGCCTTTGTTGGTAAGCCTACCATACCTATGATTTTAGGCCATGATTCTGATGATGGCATCACCATCGCAAGAGAGCTCATTGGCCACTATCGTCCCGATCGTGCTAAACCGGGTACCATCCGACATGACTATGGGATTCCTGTCTTAGATCAAAATATGCCTAGTATGAACTTAATCCATGCCAGTGATAGTCAGGATGCCTACAATAAAGAAAAAAACTTATGGTTTAAAGCCACTTTGTATTAA